The following proteins come from a genomic window of Trifolium pratense cultivar HEN17-A07 linkage group LG4, ARS_RC_1.1, whole genome shotgun sequence:
- the LOC123921872 gene encoding FACT complex subunit SSRP1-like: protein MTDGHLFNNITLGGRGGTNPGQIKIFSGGIFWKRQGGGKSIEVDKADIVSVTWMKVPRSNQLGVQIKDGLFYKFTGFRDQDVLSLTNFFQNTFGITVKEKQLSVTGRNWGEVDLNGNMLVFMVGSKQAFEVPLADVSQTNLQGKNDVILEFHVDDTTGANEKDSLMEISFHIPNSNTQFVGDVNTSPAQVFCNNIVSVADVGAGGEDAVVTFEGIAILTPRGRYSVELHLSFLRLQGQANDFKIQYSSVVRLFLLPKSNQPHTFVVISLDPPIRKGQTLYPHIVMQFETDSVVDSELALSEDLYNSKYKDKLELSYKGLIHEVFTTILRGLSGAKVTKPGKFRSCQDGYAVKSSLKAEDGILYPLEKSFFFLPKPPTLITHEEIDFVEFERHTAGGSNMHYFDLLIRLKSDQEHLFRNIQRNEYHNLYGFISSKGLKIMNLGDGQAGVDKVLESDDDDAVDPHLERIRNEAGEDDSDEEDSDFVAGEYDEGSPTDDSGADDSDASQSGDEIEKPAKKEPKKDLPPSNSKASSSKKKSKDADEDGKKRKPKKKKDPNAPKRALSGFMFFSQMERENIKKTNPGISFIDVGRVLGEKWNKMSVEEKEPYEAKARVDKIRYKDEISGYKNQQAQPQPQPMNIDSGNESDSP, encoded by the exons ATGACGGACGGTCATCTCTTCAACAATATCACCCTCGGCGGCCGCGGCGGCACT AATCCGGGGcagataaaaatattttctggGGGAATTTTCTGGAAAAGACAGGGGGGTGGTAAATCAATTGAAGTTGACAAAGCTGACATAGTGAGCGTGACATGGATGAAAGTTCCAAGGAGCAATCAACTCGGTGTTCAGATCAAAGACGGTTTGTTCTACAAATTCACTGGATTTCGTGATCAG GATGTCTTAagtttgaccaatttttttcaaaacaccTTTGGAATAACTGTAAAGGAGAAGCAGCTTTCTGTTACTGGGCGCAATTGGGGAGAAGTTGATTTAAATG GAAATATGCTGGTTTTCATGGTTGGTTCAAAGCAAGCTTTTGAGGTTCCTTTAGCGGATGTCTCACAAACAAACCTTCAAGGGAAAAATGATGTGATATTGGAGTTCCATGTGGATGACACAACTGGAGCCAATGAG AAAGATTCATTGATGGAGATAAGTTTCCATATACCGAATTCCAACACCCAGTTTGTTGGTGATGTAAATACCTCCCCTGCTCAG GTTTTCTGTAATAACATAGTATCTGTGGCTGATGTTGGTGCTGGAGGTGAAGATGCTGTTGTTACATTTGAGGGTATTGCAATCCTTACACCAAG GGGACGATATAGTGTTGAGTTACACCTGTCATTCTTGCGGCTTCAAGGACAGGCTAATGATTTTAAAATACAGTATAGCAGTGTGGTTCGACTATTTTTACTTCCTAAG TCTAATCAGCCACATACCTTCGTCGTTATTAGCCTTGATCCACCTATTCGGAAAGGACAAACTTTGTACCCTCATATTGTGATGCAG TTCGAAACAGATTCTGTGGTTGATAGTGAATTGGCATTAAGTGAAGATCTTTATAACTCTAAGTACAAAGACAAGTTGGAGCTGTCTTATAAG GGGCTTATCCATGAAGTGTTCACCACAATATTACGCGGGTTGTCTGGGGCTAAAGTTACCAAGCCTGGAAAATTTAGGAGTTGTCAAGATGGTTACGCTGTGAAATCATCTCTGAAAGCTGAGGATGGAATTTTGTATCCCCTTGAGAAGAGCTTCTTCTTTCTACCTAAACCTCCCACTCTTATTACACACGAAGAG ATTGACTTTGTGGAATTTGAGCGACATACTGCTGGTGGTTCAAATATGCATTATTTTGACCTTCTTATCAGACTAAAATCTGACCAGGAGCATCTCTTCCGTAATATTCAAAGAAATGAGTACCACAATTTGTACGGTTTCATAAG TTCAAAGGGCttgaaaattatgaatttaGGAGATGGCCAAGCCGGTGTTGATAAGGTTCTTGAGAGTGATGATGATGACGCTGTTGATCCCCATCTTGAGCGCATCAGAAATGAAGCTGGCGAAGATGATAGTGATGAGGAG GATTCAGATTTTGTTGCCGGAGAGTATGATGAAGGGTCTCCTACTGACGATTCTGGGGCAGATGATTCTGATGCTAGTCAAAGTGGTGATGAGATAGAG AAGCCTGCCAAAAAGGAGCCAAAGAAGGATCTTCCTCCTTCTAACTCTAAGGCATCTTCTTCTAAGAAGAAATCAAAAGATGCCGATGAGGATGGAAAGAAGAGAAAACCGAAGAAGAAAAAGGATCCAAATGCACCCAAGAGGGCATTGTCTGGATTCATGTTCTTTTCTCAAATGGAAAGAGAG aatataaagaaaactaatcCTGGGATTTCATTTATTGATGTTGGAAGAGTACTTGGAGAGAAATGGAATAAGATGTCAG TGGAGGAGAAGGAGCCATATGAGGCAAAAGCCCGTGTTGATAAAATACGTTACAAGGATGAGATTAGTGGCTACAAGAATCAACAAGCACAACCACAACCACAACCGATGAATATTGATTCAGGAAATGAATCTGACAGCCCCTAA